The sequence below is a genomic window from Selenomonas ruminantium subsp. lactilytica TAM6421.
TGCCCAAGGTCACGGAAATCCTGAGCAAACATGTCAAGGCCAAGAATACGGAACTGGAGCGGGAGATTGCCGATAACGCGATAACCCTGCAGCAGACTTTGGCTGACTTCAAGGTCAAGGCCAATATCCTCAATGCCTGCCACGGGCCAGCGGTTACCCGCTATGAGCTGGAGCCGGCCCCTGGGGTGAAAGTCAGCAAGATCACCAATCTGGCAGACGATATTGCCCTGCGTCTGGCAGCGGCCTCTGTGCGCATCGAACAGATTCCCGGCAAGAGCGCCATCGGCATCGAGGTGCCCAATAAGGAACTGGAAGGCGTGCAGCTGCGGGAGGTATTGGAAAACACCAAGTTCGACAAGGCAAAATCCAAGCTTACCGTCGGTCTGGGCATGGATATCGGCGGTCAGGGCATCTTTGCCGATCTGGGCAAGATGCCCCATCTGCTGGTGGCCGGTGCCACAGGTTCAGGTAAGTCCGTCTGCATCAATACCCTGATTACCAGCATTCTCTTCAAGGCCAAGCCGGATGAAGTGAAGTTTATCCTGGTGGATCCCAAGATGGTGGAGCTGTCCAATTACAACGGCATTCCCCATCTGATGGTGCCGGTGGTGACAGACGCGAAGAAAGCAGCATCGGTACTCAACTGGTCGGTACAGGAAATGGAGAAGCGCTACAGCAAGTTTGCGGAAAAGGGTGTCCGCAATATGCAGGGCTATAATGACAGTTTCCCCGATGATAAGATGCCGGCCATCGTCATCATCATCGACGAGTTGGCCGACCTCATGATGGTAGCCCCCCATGACGTGGAAGATGCCATCTGCCGCCTGGCTCAGAAGGCCCGTGCTGCCGGCATCCATATGGTGCTGGCAACCCAGAGACCGTCTGTAGACGTTATCACAGGCATTATCAAGGCCAATGTGCCGTCAAGAATTTCCTTTGCGGTGTCCAGTCAGATTGACTCCCGTACAATCCTCGACCGCAGCGGTGCTGAAAAGCTGCTGGGCCGCGGCGATATGCTCTTTTTCCCCATCGGTGCCTCCAAGCCCCGCCGTGTGCAGGGTGCTTTTATCAGCGATGGGGAAGTGGAAAAGCTGCTGGATTTCATCCGCGCCCAAGGACAGGAAATGGAACCCAATGAGGAAATCGAAGCCTTCACCCAGCGGGAAATGGAAGCAGCCAATGAAGAAGAAAGCGGCAAAGGCGGTGCCCGCAGTGCACCGAAAACCGATGCCTTGCTGAATGATGCGGTCAATCTCGTCATGAGCACCGGACAGGCCTCGGCCTCCAGCATCCAGCGCCGCTTCCATATCGGCTATACCCGGGCCGCAAGGCTGATTGACACCATGGAAGAGCTCAACATCGTGGGCCCCAACCTGGGCAGCAAGCCTCGGGAGATATTGATGACAACAGAAGAAGCATTGGACGTGCTGGCAAATACATGATGATATGTGGGCGGTTTGACAGGTCAAATTTGATAAGTCAAACTGCCTGCTTTTGTTTGTGAAATTGAGGTAATTGCATTGGTAAAACTAACAGGTTACTATCAGCTGCCGGGCGCATTGCCGCAGTCGGTAGATTTTGAGGACTTATTCGACAAATCGTTCATGCGCAAGTATACGAACTATCGTACTTTCGAGAAATTCCTGCAGGGTGGCAGATTCCATATCACATCCCAGCAGGAGTTCGAGGCCCTTCCCGAAGAGCAGATGGACAAACACGTTGCCAGGACTACAAGATTTGGTAGTTGGGCAGAAATGATTGACTTCGCAACGGATATCTACGCACGGAAACAGATGCAGCAATAAGTGCAGGCAGGTTTTTTCAGAGCTTTATTGCCCTTTTCGCCATAATTCGCTATAATAGGTTCGTTGAAAAAAATTCGAGGTGTACGAGATTGCATATTGTATTGATAGAGCCGGAGATTCCCGGCAACACGGGTAATATTGCTCGGCTTTGTGCCGCTACCGGCATTGAACTCCATCTGGTCAAGCCCTTGGGCTTTTCGACGGATGACAAGCATTTGAAGCGGGCGGGGCTGGATTACTGGCATTTGGTCAAGGTTCATTATCACAAGAACTTTGATGAGGTGCTGGAAAAATACCCGAACCATAATTTTTACTATTGTTCCACGAAGGCTCCCCATGCCCATACAGAGGTACAATATACTTCTGAAGATATGCTGGTATTTGGCAAGGAGTCGGCGGGGATTCCCGAAGAAATCCTCAATGAGCATTGGGATTCCTGTGTGCGCATTCCCATGATTGAGGATGCCCGTTCCCTGAATCTGTCCAATGCCGTGGCGGTGGTGGCTTATGAAGCCCTGCGGCAGCTGGATTTCGGGCAGCTTGAGGAAGTCGGCCCGGGACTGCGTATGTGGAAGAAATAAAGAGGTAAAAAGGAAGAGAAAGCAACAATGATTAATGAAAATTTCCTGGCGGCATGCCGTGAATTTCTCCAACCGGAGCAGATCATGTTGGATGCTCCCATGAGTGAACATACTACCTTCAAGATTGGCGGCCCTGCAGACTGCCTGCTGAAACCGGCCAATTTGGGTGAAACGCAGAAGATTCTCCAGCTGGTCAAGGAATATGAGCTGCCATTGACCTTCGTGGGCAATGGTTCCAATATGCTCGTGCGAGATAAGGGAATCCGTGGGGTAGTGGTGAACTTTGCCGATACGATCAATACCATCAAGGTGGAAGGCACGAAGATGACTGTGGGGGCTGGTGCACTGCTGAAGGATGTGGCTGAGGCTGCTGCCAAGCATAGCCTAGCCGGTATGGAATTTGCCTGCGGCATCCCGGGCAGCATGGGCGGCGCCGTCTTTATGAATGCCGGCGCCTATGGCGGCGAGACCAAGAGTGTGGTCAAGGGCGTCCGTGCTGTTACCCGCGAGGGGGAAATCAAGACCTATGCGTTGGATGAACTGGAGCTGGGCTATCGTCATAGCATTTTCCAGAGTAATGGCGAAGCTATTGTGGAAGTGGAGTTGGAACTTACCCCCGGCAGCGAAGAGGAAATCCGGGCCGGTATCGCTGACTACACCAACCGCCGGGAAAGCAAGCAGCCTTTGGAAATGCCCAGTGCCGGCAGCACATTCAAGCGTCCGGAAGGCTATTTTGCCGGTACGCTGATTGACCAGACAGGCCTTAAAGGCTTGTCCGTAGGCGGTGCCCAGGTTTCCACCAAGCATGCCGGCTTTGTGGTCAACAAAGGCGGCGCAACTGCAGCCGATGTGGTGAACCTCATTCATGAAGTGCAGAAACGGGTTAAGGAAGCCCACGGTGTGGAGCTGCAGCCCGAAGTGCGCATGATTGGCGAAAAATAAATAAGCAGGAATTTTCCACTCCTTTACGGAATTATACCTATATAAATCCGAAAGGAGTGGATTTTTATGCGGTTGGAATTTTTGGGCGCAGCCCATACCGTGACAGGTTCCTGCTATCTTTTGGAGACGCAGGAAAAGCAATTCCTTATTGATTGTGGCATGTTCCAAGGAGCACGGCGGATCCGGGAGCTGAATTATGAAAGCTTTCCTTTTAATCCTGCAGGGATAGATGCCGTCATCCTGACGCATGCCCATGTGGATCATTGTGGTCTGATTCCGAAACTCGTGAAAGATGGTTTCAAGGGCACAGTATATGCCACCCAGGCTACCTGCGATCTGGCACAGATCATGCTGCCGGATTCAGCTTTTATCCAGCAGTCGGATGCGGAATCCTTCAATCGCAAGAACCAACGGCGGGGCGAGGAGCCCGTGGAGCCGATCTATTCCATTGACGATGCGATGGATGCGCTGAAGCATTTTGTGCCCATGCCTTATGAGCAGGAATTCACTTTGGGAGATAATGTCAAGGTCAGATTCTTTGATGCCGGCCATATTATCGGTTCCGCTATTGTGGATCTGCAGGTGACGGAAGGGGAAAAGATCACAAAACTGGTCTTCTCCGGCGACTTGGGGCAGCCCAAGCAGCCTATCATCAAAGATCCCACCGTGATTACCGGAGCGGATTTCCTCGTGGTGGAATCCACCTATGGCGATCGCAAGCATAAGACCTATGATAAAGAGACAAAGCTTCTGGAAATCGTCAATGACACCATGGATAGGGGCGGTAATGTGATCATTCCCTCTTTTGCCGTGGGGCGTACGCAGACGCTGTTGTATTATTTCTATAATCTGTGGAAACAGGGACGCCTGGACGGGGATATTCCCATCATTCTGGACAGCCCGCTGGCCATCAATGCCACCCGTATCTTTATGAAGAATTATCAGGAGTTCAGTGAAGAAGCCATCAAGATGTTTGGCAACAGCGAGAAGCTGACGGAATTTCCGCAGCTCAGGATCTGCAAGAGTCCCGAGGAATCACGGGCCTTGAACAGTTCCGAGGGTTCGGCCATCATCATCTCGGCTTCGGGTATGGCCGATGCCGGACGTATCCTGCACCATCTGAAACACAATCTTTGGCGGCCGGAATCCACCATCCTCTTTGTGGGCTATCAGGCTGAAGGCAGTTTGGGGCGGCGGCTGGTGGAAGGCATCAAGCGCGTGCGTGTCATGGGTGAGGAAGTGGCGGTCAAAGCTCAGATTCAGGTTATGAACGGTTTTTCTGCCCATGCCGATACGGACCAGCTTATGGATTGGATCACGAATTTCCAAAATCCCAAACCGGCCAAGATTTTCATCGTCCATGGTGAGGCGCAGGGGCAGGAGTTCATGAAGAGCCGCATTCAGAAGGAATATCAGGGGGAAGCCTATATCCCGTTCCGTGGGGACGCTGTCGTTATTCATGGTCGGGCCTGTGAGTTGCAGCCTTCCAATATTCCCGAGGTTTCTGTGGAAGTGGAGATGGAAGAACAACTGGCTATCTTCGATGCCGAATATCGTAGCCTGCGGCATAAGGTCCTGCAACTGGCTGTCCGTCAGCCCAAGACCATGGAGCCGCTATTGAAGGCCATCACCAAAGGGTTCAATTATCTCAAGAAGCTTTTTGCTCCGTTCAATATATAAAATGTATATAGATGTATACCGGATAACTGTCTTGACGCTTGACCGTATAATTGATATATTAAATGAGTTAGAGAATGAAATATCGTTTTTTCGGAGGATATAGAATTTAATGGAGTTTATTGAACGCGTCAAGAAAATCAGTAATGCCTGGGAGCCGGAGCTCTGCCGCCATACGGTAGATCGTGACGAACGGGTGTGCATGGATATTTATCATACAGGTGCATTGGTGCCGGAACGTCATAAGATGACCATGGAACGGGCAACAGAATATATCAGTGGTATGGCAGCGGTAATGGATATCAAAAGCATGTTGCGGGATATTGACCATATCACCATACGCAGTGATAAGGATAGCCGGATGATCTATCGGCTGACAACCCGCTTTGGCTATGCGGAAGAAGAATTCAAGGCTGTTTAAGGATAAATTATTTTATTGTATTGACAATAAAAAAAATTTATGCTAATATTTGTCTTGTAAACGAACCAATAGAATATAGGTTGGGTCAGGTGTCATAGACTTAATAGGGAAGTCGGTATAAGCCGACGCGGTCCCGCCACTGTAACAGGGAGTTTATCTGCATAGTTACGTCACTGGAGATTTTTCTTTGGGAAGGCGCAGATAAATGATGATCTGGAGCCAGGAGAACTGCCTGATTAACAATCGCCGTTTGACCTGCGAGTGATGGGGATGGAGATTTATCGGTACTGAAAAGTTCTTGGAGCCTGAGTTAGTGTGGGTATTTTCGAGTAGCGTAAATAAGCTCTTCCCTACGCGGGAGGAGCTATTATTTTGCCTATTTTTGTCGAAAAGTTTTTCCTGTTAGTGGACTAACAGGGAGAAATGCTCATACATTTCATTCAGTTCTATGGATTGGCTGTGTTCGTCGCAGCAGCTCCGATAGCTATATCGGGGCTTATTTTTTTCCATTTACATAGGGACAGTGTTCCCAAAAGACTATCGGGGATAGTGGATATTAATTTGAGGGGAGTCTTTGGACACCATGGAAGCACTTTGTATCGGATTAGCACTTTTAGGACTTATGTATTTTGCCTACCGTGGCTGGTCAATCATCTTGATTGCGCCATTTTTCGCGGGATTGGCGGCACTGGCCAGTATGTTTGATATCCTGCCGGTGTATAGTGAACTTTACATGACGAGATTGGCGGAGTATGTCAAGACGTATTATCCAGTCTTTCTCTTCGGTGCAGTGTTCGCTAAATTGATGGAAAAAGGTGGGCTGGCCTCGGCTATTGCCGGTAAGATTGTGGATGTGTTAGGGGAAAAACGCGCCATACTCGCCGTGCTGATGGGCTGTGGTGCCTTGACTTATGGCGGTTTGTCTGTATTTGTCGTGGCTTTTGTCATGTATCCCTTTGGCGCGGTGGTATTCAAAAAAGCGGATATTCCGAAACGGCTGCTGCCGGCGGCTTTGTGGGTTGGTATTTTCTCTTTCGCTATGGTATCCCTTCCTGGAACTCCGCAAATTCAGAATATTATTCCGTCCTCTTATTTTCAGACAAGTACTTGGGCTGCACCAGGGATCGGCCTGTTTGCCTCTCTGCTGTTCCTGCTGATCGGCTGGGGCTGGATTGGCCGCCGGGCAAAACTTTTGCAGGCACAGGGCGAGGGCTATGGCGATCATGGCAGTGATGGCCAGAAGAAACGTCATCCGAAAATCAATATTCCCTGGTACTGGGCTATGGTACCGCTGCTTATGGTCATTGTGATCAACGTGATCCTTTCCAATCCTTTTGGCTGGGAATGGGGCTTCCATTGGAATGAGGAAAGCCTGGCAGCCTTTGTGCCTTTGAAATTAACCTTGCTGGCTTCTCATGTAGGTAAGGTTTCGGCTATCTGGTCCATCAGCGTGGCCTTGATTCTGAGCAGTATGGCAGCTGCCTATATTGGCCGTCATCGCCTGAAGGTGACGGATGGCTTCCTGCCCACGGTTAACTATGCAGCCTTGTCCTCCGGTTCGGCAGCACTTAATGTTGCTTCCGGTTATGCATTCGGCTGCGTTATCACGGCAATGCCGGGCTTTGCACCGGTGACGGAATGGCTGGTAGGCATTGCGGCATCCTTTGGCCCGCTTTTGTCTGCGGTTATCACCACGAACATCATGTGTGGCATCACCGGCTCGGCCTCTGGTGGTCTGACCATTGCTTTGTCGGCGTTAGGTGATCAGTGGGCTGCGATGGCGATTGCCGCCGGAATCCCGCTGGAAGTTCTCCATCGTATCGTGGCAGTGGCTTCTGTCGGTATTGACCCTGTGCCACACTGTGGTGCTTTGGTAACCTTGTTGGCCATCTGTGGTTTGTCCCATAAGGAGTCCTATTTCGATATTGCCATGATTATGGGCATGAAGTTCTTAGTGCCGTTCCTGTGCATCCTGTTCTATATGCTGACGGGCATCTGTTGATTGGTTAAAAATTAAAGTCCGGCATAACTGTTTCTGGAGCGTTTGACGCGAAGCGTCTCAGCGCAGGAAACAGTTATGCCGGACTTTTTAGCTTGCATGGAGTAAAAGAATCAAGTATTTTTTAATGG
It includes:
- a CDS encoding DNA translocase FtsK, producing the protein MSKKVAERKTAPRRRKASGRKKAAAKPAANPERKYELWGLFLVAVSLISICGLCGLNVGFVGVYFAKCLHYMFGVGAIVISLLILLIGYQYIVKHHGLVYSPRFFGLGLLFLSVLAIWHHCVIDPGAEILPESLPKGGGLLAGGLLLILRKFFGVDGSIILLGAGVIGSILLSTTWSLANGVLRTQRTAAKSAAATGKAMAVAYEKVADVSERMEEKVVEKVKSSFYNQEDDDHFAQAPLDSTAKEKPEAVVAADTLAEEPAAEDLPKFTIEYGRSDDEPENEAEEEEMGLAEDFVPLDMSNDRSNLTRQIDIQPAIHVAQPKPVAPSAKPMKDAAKRTAMPSYGEIAPIRPAAAILDGSEKAVEEVPKPVKPYELPKVTEILSKHVKAKNTELEREIADNAITLQQTLADFKVKANILNACHGPAVTRYELEPAPGVKVSKITNLADDIALRLAAASVRIEQIPGKSAIGIEVPNKELEGVQLREVLENTKFDKAKSKLTVGLGMDIGGQGIFADLGKMPHLLVAGATGSGKSVCINTLITSILFKAKPDEVKFILVDPKMVELSNYNGIPHLMVPVVTDAKKAASVLNWSVQEMEKRYSKFAEKGVRNMQGYNDSFPDDKMPAIVIIIDELADLMMVAPHDVEDAICRLAQKARAAGIHMVLATQRPSVDVITGIIKANVPSRISFAVSSQIDSRTILDRSGAEKLLGRGDMLFFPIGASKPRRVQGAFISDGEVEKLLDFIRAQGQEMEPNEEIEAFTQREMEAANEEESGKGGARSAPKTDALLNDAVNLVMSTGQASASSIQRRFHIGYTRAARLIDTMEELNIVGPNLGSKPREILMTTEEALDVLANT
- the trmL gene encoding tRNA (uridine(34)/cytosine(34)/5-carboxymethylaminomethyluridine(34)-2'-O)-methyltransferase TrmL; translation: MHIVLIEPEIPGNTGNIARLCAATGIELHLVKPLGFSTDDKHLKRAGLDYWHLVKVHYHKNFDEVLEKYPNHNFYYCSTKAPHAHTEVQYTSEDMLVFGKESAGIPEEILNEHWDSCVRIPMIEDARSLNLSNAVAVVAYEALRQLDFGQLEEVGPGLRMWKK
- the murB gene encoding UDP-N-acetylmuramate dehydrogenase yields the protein MINENFLAACREFLQPEQIMLDAPMSEHTTFKIGGPADCLLKPANLGETQKILQLVKEYELPLTFVGNGSNMLVRDKGIRGVVVNFADTINTIKVEGTKMTVGAGALLKDVAEAAAKHSLAGMEFACGIPGSMGGAVFMNAGAYGGETKSVVKGVRAVTREGEIKTYALDELELGYRHSIFQSNGEAIVEVELELTPGSEEEIRAGIADYTNRRESKQPLEMPSAGSTFKRPEGYFAGTLIDQTGLKGLSVGGAQVSTKHAGFVVNKGGATAADVVNLIHEVQKRVKEAHGVELQPEVRMIGEK
- a CDS encoding MBL fold metallo-hydrolase, yielding MRLEFLGAAHTVTGSCYLLETQEKQFLIDCGMFQGARRIRELNYESFPFNPAGIDAVILTHAHVDHCGLIPKLVKDGFKGTVYATQATCDLAQIMLPDSAFIQQSDAESFNRKNQRRGEEPVEPIYSIDDAMDALKHFVPMPYEQEFTLGDNVKVRFFDAGHIIGSAIVDLQVTEGEKITKLVFSGDLGQPKQPIIKDPTVITGADFLVVESTYGDRKHKTYDKETKLLEIVNDTMDRGGNVIIPSFAVGRTQTLLYYFYNLWKQGRLDGDIPIILDSPLAINATRIFMKNYQEFSEEAIKMFGNSEKLTEFPQLRICKSPEESRALNSSEGSAIIISASGMADAGRILHHLKHNLWRPESTILFVGYQAEGSLGRRLVEGIKRVRVMGEEVAVKAQIQVMNGFSAHADTDQLMDWITNFQNPKPAKIFIVHGEAQGQEFMKSRIQKEYQGEAYIPFRGDAVVIHGRACELQPSNIPEVSVEVEMEEQLAIFDAEYRSLRHKVLQLAVRQPKTMEPLLKAITKGFNYLKKLFAPFNI
- a CDS encoding GntP family permease translates to MEALCIGLALLGLMYFAYRGWSIILIAPFFAGLAALASMFDILPVYSELYMTRLAEYVKTYYPVFLFGAVFAKLMEKGGLASAIAGKIVDVLGEKRAILAVLMGCGALTYGGLSVFVVAFVMYPFGAVVFKKADIPKRLLPAALWVGIFSFAMVSLPGTPQIQNIIPSSYFQTSTWAAPGIGLFASLLFLLIGWGWIGRRAKLLQAQGEGYGDHGSDGQKKRHPKINIPWYWAMVPLLMVIVINVILSNPFGWEWGFHWNEESLAAFVPLKLTLLASHVGKVSAIWSISVALILSSMAAAYIGRHRLKVTDGFLPTVNYAALSSGSAALNVASGYAFGCVITAMPGFAPVTEWLVGIAASFGPLLSAVITTNIMCGITGSASGGLTIALSALGDQWAAMAIAAGIPLEVLHRIVAVASVGIDPVPHCGALVTLLAICGLSHKESYFDIAMIMGMKFLVPFLCILFYMLTGIC